Within the Arthrobacter caoxuetaonis genome, the region GCCTGGCCCCCGGCACTGCAGCTCCGATCATGACCGGAGCCATGCTGCCCGAGGGGGCGGACGCCGTCGTACCCATTGAGCGTGCCGTGCCGGACACGTTCTACCCGCACCCCGAAGGGGAGGCTGTTTTCCTGCCTGGCAGCGTTCCGGCCGGACAGTTCGTCCGTTCCAGGGGCAGCGACATTGCGGCGGGAGACATGGCACTGGCCGCCGGAACACGGCTTGGGGCGGCGCAGCTGGGTCTGCTGGCGGCCCTGGGAATCCCCGTCGCCAGCGTCCGCGCGCCCCTCCGGGTGCTGCTGCTGAGCACCGGCGATGAGGTGGTGGAGCCGGGCCGGCCCCTGGCACCGGGCCAGATCCATGACGCGAACACCACCCTGCTTGCTGTCAGCCTGCGCGAAGCCGGTGCCGAAGTTATCCGCTCCCGCATCCTGGCGGACTCCCCGGGGGATTTCCTCGCGGCCCTGCGCGAAGACCTGTCCCGGCACCCGGTGGACCTGATCCTCACCTCGGGCGGTATCAGCAAGGGCGCGTATGAGGTGGTGCGGCTGGCGCTGGCGGCCGACGGCGTCGAGTTCATCTCGGTGGCCATGCAGCCCGGCGGTCCGCAGGGGATCGGGACCGTGGACGGAGTGCCTTTCCTGGCTTTCCCGGGCAATCCTGTCAGCGCCCTGGTCTCCTTCGAAGTGTTCCTGCGGCCCGCGCTCAGCGCTTTGAC harbors:
- a CDS encoding molybdopterin molybdotransferase MoeA → MGSTGNRGRPVQEHQDAVAQLLAQNLRSRTQERSLEAAAGRILAGDVRAPGSLPPFANSQMDGYAVRSTDLDSGGAAVELAVAAAIPAGAPAPGLAPGTAAPIMTGAMLPEGADAVVPIERAVPDTFYPHPEGEAVFLPGSVPAGQFVRSRGSDIAAGDMALAAGTRLGAAQLGLLAALGIPVASVRAPLRVLLLSTGDEVVEPGRPLAPGQIHDANTTLLAVSLREAGAEVIRSRILADSPGDFLAALREDLSRHPVDLILTSGGISKGAYEVVRLALAADGVEFISVAMQPGGPQGIGTVDGVPFLAFPGNPVSALVSFEVFLRPALSALTGLPAPRRVLTALLAEEALSPAGKLQVRRGQYDAGTVALVGGPGSHLIHALAASNALVLVPEETERLPAGSEVTVWLLE